The following are from one region of the Capsicum annuum cultivar UCD-10X-F1 chromosome 1, UCD10Xv1.1, whole genome shotgun sequence genome:
- the LOC107843396 gene encoding uncharacterized protein LOC107843396, with product MASLTPGILLKLLQHLDDKDTKVAGQHRSALLQVISIVPSLDDDPWKSRGFYLRVSDSHHSAYVSVSEQDAELILSDKIQLGQFIHVTRLDSGSPVPVLRGVKPVPKRRPCVGDPKDLISSDFLTAKNRPDPKKGKKNEVKRVVAVNEDVKSRRKSIGNGKVEGLEMRRLSLDSVRRGWDRSPGERNGSKSRTGLSGSDTLSSVKKPSLDKVSTPRRSTASISPLKSKNNIVSPRSVGKPTRKDLELVSPRSVSKPTRKDLELIVSPRSVGKPTRKDLELTQDETLPSNLTKVALSFKNWSDSRISWSSLPSTVGDLGKEVISHRNVAFLSAMQALEEAAAAENVIQCMSMFAQLCEASKKVPAGQLVEQFLNLHQNMQKAAAVTKSLVTRTPEAKGNDKFCLQNPFPEICDNFTNKNAASWIQAAIDSDLSNFCLLIKEGKKENLDSEKSHYIILENNPKITEAENHSPINKPSIKTNGPSGPDSSGRRSVSRSKQHLPATRRTNIKRKEWSRESGLKEAANLAEKLLSSSRAWFLNFLEDSLSKGFGLNTVEENSEIAGLLGQLKRVNQWLDDMVKLGNRVDERVEGLKKKLYRFLLNHIDSTILGGK from the exons ATGGCGTCTCTCACGCCTGGTATTTTGCTTAAACTCTTGCAACACCTCGATGATAAAGATACTAAAGTCGCTGGCCAACACCGCTCTGCTCTTCTTCAG GTGATTAGTATAGTTCCTTCACTTGATGATGATCCATGGAAAAGCAGGGGATTTTATCTGCGCGTGTCTGATTCTCACCATTCAGCTTACGTTTCTGTATCAGAACAAGATGCTGAGTTGATACTGAGTGACAAGATCCAACTGGGTCAGTTCATTCATGTCACTCGTCTTGACTCCGGTTCACCTGTTCCGGTTCTTCGTGGTGTTAAGCCGGTTCCCAAGAGGCGGCCATGTGTTGGGGATCCTAAAGATTTGATTTCCAGTGATTTTCTCACTGCCAAGAACCGACCCGACCCGAAAAAGGGGAAGAAGAATGAGGTTAAACGGGTCGTGGCGGTGAATGAGGATGTGAAATCAAGAAGAAAGTCCATAGGAAATGGGAAGGTGGAGGGGTTAGAGATGAGGAGATTGAGTTTGGATTCAGTAAGAAGAGGATGGGATCGGAGCCCCGGTGAGAGAAATGGGTCAAAATCCAGAACCGGGTTATCGGGTTCGGATACA CTTTCTTCTGTGAAGAAGCCTTCTTTAGACAAAGTTTCAACACCAAGGCGTTCAACTGCAAGTATTTCACCgcttaaaagtaaaaataatattgtcTCACCGAGATCAGTTGGCAAGCCAACTAGAAAAGATCTAGAGCTTGTCTCACCAAGGTCAGTTAGCAAGCCCACTAGAAAAGATCTAGAGCTTATCGTCTCACCGAGATCAGTTGGCAAGCCAACTAGAAAAGATCTAGAGCTTACACAAGATGAGACTCTTCCGTCCAATCTGACAAAGGTGGCTCTCAGTTTTAAAAATTGGTCAGACTCGAGGATTTCATGGAGTTCACTTCCATCTACAGTTGGTGACCTTGGCAAG GAAGTTATAAGTCATAGGAATGTCGCATTTCTGTCTGCGATGCAAGCATTAGAAGAAGCTGCTGCTGCAGAAAATGTCATCCAGTGCATGAG CATGTTTGCACAGCTATGTGAAGCGTCAAAGAAAGTACCTGCTGGACAACTGGTTGAGCAATTTCTGAACCTTCATCAAAACATGCAGAAAGCAGCGGCTGTTACGAAATCCTTGGTGACGAGAACTCCTGAAGCAAAAGGCAATGACAAGTTCTGTCTGCAGAATCCCTTTCCAGAAATTTGTGATAATTTTACAAATAAGAACGCAGCCTCTTGGATTCAAGCTGCAATTGATTCCGATCTTTCCAATTTCTGTTTGTTGATAAAGGAAGGCAAGAAGGAAAATTTGGATAGCGAGAAATCTCATTACATTATACTAGAGAACAATCCAAAGATTACTGAAGCGGAAAACCATTCGCCTATAAACAAGCCAAGCATTAAAACCAATGGGCCGTCTGGTCCTGATTCTAGTGGACGAAGATCAGTATCTAGATCGAAGCAGCATTTACCAGCTACAAGAAGAACAAATATTAAAAGGAAAGAATGGTCGAGAGAGAGTGGGCTGAAGGAGGCTGCAAATTTAGCAGAAAAGTTGCTTTCTTCATCTCGGGCttggttcttgaacttcttggaagATTCGTTGAGCAAGGGATTTGGGCTGAATACTGTGGAAGAGAATTCTGAAATTGCAGGTCTTCTTGGTCAGCTCAAAAGGGTCAATCAGTGGTTGGATGACATGGTTAAGTTAGGGAACAGAGTAGACGAGAGGGTAGAAGGGTTAAAAAAGAAGTTATATAGGTTTTTGCTCAACCATATTGACTCCACGATTCTTGGAGGCAAGTAA
- the LOC107843404 gene encoding protein SOSEKI 1 → MEGQNQGGGEVRRLHIIYFLSRKGRIEHPHLIRVHHFSRNGIRLKDVKRWLGELRGKDMPESFAWSYKRKYKSGYVWQDLLDEDLITPISDNEYVLKGSEISSIIPIKDVSFGEKGVTATTMQKEQTKQEDQNPMDSSKKTPSEIEEESQNIASETSTITTDNSPKFQEEEEEKVNNFDNSFSSNSSSSISSFGSMKTKKKIDQDHHHVIEHGENNSTDKNSSKNPKFNKSKSYSNGASSIFRNLITCGAVDTNDAGIVPLRKNKTSLSSDKTVSFSSEICKADKIGGSQRIFGTSWNQQTTNGRKSCDGAFGYSKNKSEFGSRRSVSANYKPINGPNCSQCGKPFKPEKLHAHMKSCKGMKALAKGAYSATAAATEKTSKDASKVDSLSAKFLTH, encoded by the exons ATGGAAGGACAAAATCAAGGAGGTGGAGAAGTGAGAAGACttcatatcatatattttttgagTAGAAAAGGTCGTATTGAACATCCTCACCTCATCAGAGTTCATCATTTCTCCAGAAATGGCATTCGTCTTAAAG ATGTTAAGAGATGGTTGGGAGAATTGAGAGGAAAAGACATGCCTGAATCTTTTGCTTGGTCATACAAGAG AAAATACAAGAGTGGATATGTATGGCAAGACTTACTGGATGAAGATCTTATTACTCCAATTTCGGACAATGAATATGTCCTTAAAGGATCAGAAATTTCATCCATAATCCCCATTAAAG ATGTTTCATTTGGTGAAAAAGGAGTAACAGCAACAACCATGCAAAAGGAACAAACAAAACAAGAAGATCAAAATCCaatggattcatcaaagaaaaccccttcagagattgaagaagaatCACAAAACATTGCTTCTGAAACATCAACAATCACCACTGATAATTCACCAAAAttccaagaagaagaagaagaaaaagttaacAACTTTGATAACAGTTTTTCTTCTAACTCTTCttcatctatttcttcttttggttCAATGAAAACCAAGAAGAAAATAGATCAAGACCATCATCATGTGATTGAACATGGAGAAAACAATAGTACAGACAAAAATTCATCGAAAAACCCGAAATTCAACAAGAGTAAAAGCTATTCAAATGGTGCATCCAGTATTTTTCGTAATTTGATAACTTGTGGAGCTGTGGATACTAATGATGCTGGAATTGTTccattgagaaaaaataaaacttcttTAAGTAGTGATAAAACTGTGAGTTTTTCATCTGAGATTTGTAAAGCTGACAAAATTGGAGGATCTCAAAGGATTTTTGGTACTAGTTGGAACCAACAAACAACTAATGGAag GAAGAGCTGTGATGGGGCATTCGGTTATTCAAAGAACAAAAGTGAATTTGGCAGTCGTAGATCAGTTTCTGCTAATTATAAGCCAATCAATGGACCCAATTGCTC GCAATGTGGAAAGCCATTCAAGCCAGAGAAACTTCATGCCCATATGAAATCCTGCAAAGGGATGAAAGCACTGGCAAAGGGTGCTTATTCTGCTACAGCTGCTGCTACTGAGAAGACATCTAAGGATGCATCAAAAGTGGATTCTCTTTCTGCAAAGTTCTTGACTCATTAA